The Kitasatospora setae KM-6054 genome contains a region encoding:
- a CDS encoding HtaA domain-containing protein: MPVSGRPPVPPRRPAARLRTPRALLVLPLALLLTLAWLPGRAAAADPAVSGGRLDWGIKQSFLTYVTGPVAHGSWALTGGAATVGGSLFRFHSATGGYDPATGALSAAFRGGVRFTGHRENGADALDLAISRLTVQAGADGGAALYADVSSKSRQTGQTSSASQARIADLSLAGVSLKNASGTLTLSNVPATLTGAGANAFGGFYPAGTALDPLTFSVTLKAPAADPAPTPTPTPTSTPTPTPTPTPAETAAATALDRGAFDWGVRRTFRDYVTGSIAKGAWQLADGAADGGAFFRWTPARGSWDPATGTLDARFTGTVRFTGLREGDTDGLDLTLANPRLTTAGSAGRLTVDVSGRTPDGATHTAAPVELATFDASRLGTADGLLTATDLPLTLTAAGAGAFGNLYPAGTEMDPLTVNLPLTATATVPPLPDLGPTASPTPSPAPAPDAAAPVAAAASPSTPIGPVTALAAVLLAAAAAATTIVLRRRKRP, from the coding sequence ATGCCCGTCTCCGGACGGCCCCCCGTACCGCCCCGCCGCCCGGCCGCCCGGCTCCGCACCCCGCGCGCGCTCCTCGTACTGCCGCTCGCCCTGCTGCTCACCCTCGCCTGGCTCCCCGGCCGGGCCGCCGCGGCCGACCCGGCGGTCTCCGGCGGCCGGCTCGACTGGGGGATCAAGCAGTCCTTCCTCACCTACGTCACCGGCCCGGTGGCGCACGGCAGCTGGGCGCTGACCGGCGGCGCGGCCACCGTCGGCGGCTCGCTCTTCCGCTTCCACTCGGCGACCGGCGGCTACGACCCGGCCACCGGCGCGCTCTCCGCCGCCTTCCGCGGCGGCGTCCGCTTCACCGGCCACCGGGAGAACGGCGCCGACGCGCTCGACCTGGCGATCTCCCGGCTCACCGTCCAGGCCGGCGCGGACGGCGGCGCCGCCCTGTACGCCGACGTCAGCTCCAAGTCCCGGCAGACCGGCCAGACCTCCAGCGCGAGCCAGGCCCGGATCGCCGACCTCTCACTGGCCGGCGTCTCGCTGAAGAACGCCTCCGGCACCCTGACCCTGAGCAACGTCCCCGCGACCCTCACCGGCGCCGGGGCGAACGCCTTCGGCGGCTTCTACCCGGCCGGCACCGCGCTCGACCCGCTGACCTTCTCGGTCACCCTGAAGGCCCCGGCCGCCGACCCGGCACCCACGCCCACCCCGACGCCGACCTCGACGCCGACGCCCACCCCGACGCCGACGCCCGCGGAGACCGCCGCCGCCACCGCGCTCGACCGCGGCGCGTTCGACTGGGGCGTGCGCCGCACCTTCCGCGACTACGTCACCGGCTCGATCGCCAAGGGCGCCTGGCAGCTCGCCGACGGCGCGGCCGACGGCGGGGCCTTCTTCCGCTGGACGCCCGCCCGCGGCAGCTGGGACCCGGCCACCGGCACCCTCGACGCGCGCTTCACCGGCACCGTCCGCTTCACCGGCCTGCGCGAGGGCGACACCGACGGCCTCGACCTGACCCTCGCCAACCCCCGCCTCACCACGGCCGGTTCCGCGGGCCGGCTCACCGTCGACGTCTCCGGCCGCACCCCCGACGGCGCCACCCACACCGCCGCGCCCGTCGAGCTCGCCACCTTCGACGCGAGCCGCCTGGGCACGGCGGACGGCCTCCTCACCGCCACCGACCTGCCGCTCACCCTCACCGCCGCCGGCGCGGGCGCCTTCGGCAACCTCTACCCGGCCGGCACCGAGATGGACCCGCTGACGGTCAACCTCCCGCTCACCGCGACCGCCACCGTCCCCCCGCTGCCCGACCTCGGCCCGACCGCGAGCCCGACGCCGTCCCCGGCACCCGCGCCGGACGCCGCCGCCCCGGTCGCGGCCGCCGCCTCCCCGTCCACCCCGATCGGCCCGGTCACCGCCCTCGCCGCCGTCCTCCTCGCCGCCGCGGCGGCCGCCACCACGATCGTCCTGCGCCGCCGCAAGCGCCCCTGA